Proteins from one Romboutsia sp. CE17 genomic window:
- a CDS encoding PucR family transcriptional regulator codes for MSTTIKEIGRLLSKYKPKVSIQENLTISNYYYLHRYFKDFNSNCLYVCKSSQLPKEINNINITNLLIILDTPLPTYLQSWDKYNLILLEKNKCSIYSLLEKLQDLICMDSILNHMTKNLIEFISKNVSLDDLLKIAYQYLENPIIIVNSCNHVCASFIGDSDINEPIWDEHITKGYADANYIKSIYYDLNFRQSISFFNQPIIVDYHDTMNHRMLISSLMKEKFNIAHIYVLEVNKPFSKIDIEILNILDKLLLPIVLRNSEFLLTNNTVFDSLFYYLIDHENFDKDYVDSYVETFNLDLSDNLFLIYIEDLKDINSFEKLKYLNSLLSHIFYNHYIYFYKNKIYILYRGGKDFKDDEKNFFIEFLKKNNLKAGISQCFSSLKEFKNASLQGSKAIFLGSKIDYNEYIYYFSEYIVDNLVFSFISHFNMDDLIDISLMNFINENNKESVDTLRVYCSNNGDMQKTSNELHIHYNTLKYRLQKIRDLYCFDIFDTNFIIKLKLSLLALNFL; via the coding sequence ATGTCCACAACTATTAAAGAAATAGGTAGATTACTCTCAAAGTATAAGCCTAAAGTTTCAATTCAAGAAAACCTAACTATATCTAATTATTATTATTTACATAGATACTTCAAAGATTTTAATTCAAATTGCTTATATGTTTGTAAATCCTCGCAATTACCAAAAGAAATAAATAATATCAACATAACTAATCTGCTAATAATATTAGATACTCCTCTTCCTACTTATTTGCAATCTTGGGACAAATATAACCTAATTTTATTAGAAAAAAATAAATGTAGTATTTATTCACTCTTAGAAAAACTACAAGATTTAATATGTATGGATTCAATTTTAAATCATATGACAAAAAATTTAATAGAATTTATATCTAAAAATGTCTCCTTAGATGATTTACTTAAAATTGCTTATCAATACTTAGAAAATCCTATTATAATTGTAAATTCATGTAATCATGTATGTGCTTCTTTTATAGGAGATTCTGATATAAATGAGCCTATCTGGGATGAACATATAACTAAAGGCTATGCAGATGCAAATTATATAAAAAGTATTTACTATGATTTAAACTTTAGACAATCAATTTCTTTTTTTAATCAACCTATAATAGTTGACTATCATGATACTATGAATCATAGAATGTTAATTTCATCATTAATGAAAGAAAAATTTAATATAGCACATATCTATGTATTAGAAGTAAATAAACCTTTTTCTAAAATTGATATTGAAATATTAAATATTCTTGATAAACTACTGCTTCCTATAGTTCTTCGTAATTCTGAATTTCTACTTACAAATAATACTGTATTTGATTCTCTTTTTTACTACCTCATCGATCATGAAAACTTTGATAAGGATTATGTTGATAGCTATGTAGAAACCTTTAATTTAGATTTAAGCGATAATTTATTCCTCATATATATAGAAGATTTAAAAGACATAAATTCCTTTGAAAAGTTAAAATATCTAAACAGTTTATTGAGTCATATTTTTTATAATCATTATATTTATTTTTATAAAAACAAAATTTATATTCTTTACAGAGGAGGTAAAGATTTTAAGGATGATGAGAAAAACTTCTTTATTGAATTTTTGAAAAAAAATAATTTAAAGGCTGGCATTAGTCAGTGTTTTTCTTCTTTAAAAGAATTTAAAAATGCAAGTTTACAAGGAAGTAAAGCTATTTTTCTTGGAAGTAAAATAGATTATAATGAATATATTTATTACTTCAGTGAATATATAGTAGATAATTTAGTTTTTTCTTTTATTAGTCATTTTAATATGGATGATTTAATTGATATAAGTTTAATGAATTTTATTAATGAAAATAACAAAGAATCTGTTGATACATTGAGAGTATATTGCTCAAATAATGGAGATATGCAAAAGACATCAAATGAACTACATATACATTATAATACTTTAAAGTATAGGCTCCAAAAAATAAGAGATTTGTATTGTTTTGACATATTCGATACTAATTTTATTATCAAACTTAAATTATCTCTCTTAGCTCTAAATTTTCTCTAA
- a CDS encoding sialidase family protein codes for MRKTVVAGMVSALIISNASSIVLAANLSEDSLVSVVENSDINSENEEKIISYENIRVNSTSDIVDISDQIENLKSLEEGTIVVRFKGNNNDISSLIGISNKNQNNTHFHLYKSGSRVGVEIRDESKTLNKHIYADIALNEGFNTVAFKVEKDKSYAIYLNGKLVKKEITNDTKFLNDIVDLNSVFIGKTPRLSGNQYIFNGDIDFIDIYANPLSESYLLDKTAETKTPSEDDFLPESAYKSDKQDLFAPGLLNSNAYRIPALFTTKSGTVLASIDARIDNGADAPNNIDTAIKRSEDGGKTWDEGQIILDYPDKSSAIDTAMLQDEQTGRIYLLVTHFASGYGFPNSKTGSGYKEIDGVKYLQLFDSSNNEYTVREEGNVYDSNGGITEYSIDEDQNLYKNGEKIDNVLTSTSPLKVMGTSFLSLIYSDDDGKTWSKPRDLNKDVKLDWMRFLGTGPGRGHQIKNGEYSGRLVFPIYLTNSNGFQSSGAIYSDDNGKTWNIGETATDGRDMGNGQIGNAQTQQSGEQLTECQVVEMPNGQLKMFMRNTGSYVRIATSFDGGETWEDDVVQDTNLREPYCQLSVINYSQEIDGKPAVIFSNPNASNRSNGTVRIGLISQNGTYDNGEPKYEFEWKYSKLVKPGYFAYSCLTELPNGNIGLFYEGTDVKEMSYTEMNLDYLKFSMDKESTSAQLEEVTILDKKKSYHPGDELKLKLKFDQNVSIIGDRTIKVKIKNKEVELNMIGYNNANEAIFAGTIPKGIKVGKYKLVVKSNEELEIINVFNQVTTIDKDTKTSIEIKIKK; via the coding sequence ATGAGGAAAACGGTTGTAGCGGGTATGGTCTCAGCTTTAATAATAAGCAATGCTTCTTCTATAGTATTAGCTGCAAATTTATCAGAAGATTCATTAGTATCTGTAGTTGAAAATAGCGATATAAATAGTGAGAATGAAGAAAAAATAATATCATATGAAAACATAAGAGTAAATTCAACTTCAGATATAGTAGATATATCTGATCAAATTGAAAATTTAAAAAGTTTAGAAGAAGGAACTATTGTAGTAAGATTTAAAGGAAATAATAATGACATATCAAGTTTAATTGGCATATCAAATAAAAATCAAAATAATACACATTTTCATTTATATAAATCAGGTAGTAGAGTAGGTGTTGAAATAAGAGATGAAAGTAAGACATTAAATAAGCATATTTATGCAGATATAGCTTTAAATGAAGGATTTAATACTGTTGCATTTAAAGTAGAAAAAGATAAGTCTTACGCTATATATTTAAATGGGAAATTAGTCAAGAAAGAGATTACTAACGATACAAAATTTTTAAATGATATAGTAGATCTTAATTCCGTATTTATAGGAAAGACACCTAGGCTAAGTGGAAATCAATATATATTCAATGGAGATATAGATTTTATTGATATATATGCTAATCCACTTTCAGAATCTTATCTTCTTGATAAGACAGCAGAAACAAAAACACCTTCAGAAGATGATTTTTTACCTGAAAGTGCATATAAATCAGATAAACAAGATTTATTTGCTCCAGGATTATTAAATTCAAATGCATATAGAATACCAGCATTATTTACTACTAAATCAGGAACAGTATTGGCATCAATAGATGCTAGAATAGATAATGGTGCAGATGCTCCAAATAATATAGATACAGCTATAAAAAGAAGTGAAGATGGTGGAAAAACTTGGGACGAGGGTCAAATAATATTAGACTATCCAGATAAATCATCTGCAATAGATACTGCTATGTTACAAGATGAACAGACTGGAAGAATATATCTTTTGGTAACACATTTTGCATCAGGATATGGATTCCCAAACTCTAAAACTGGAAGTGGATATAAAGAAATAGATGGAGTTAAATATCTTCAATTATTTGATTCAAGTAATAATGAATATACAGTTAGAGAAGAAGGTAATGTATATGATAGTAATGGAGGTATAACTGAGTATAGCATCGATGAAGATCAAAACTTATATAAAAATGGAGAGAAGATAGATAATGTATTGACAAGTACAAGTCCGCTTAAGGTTATGGGAACAAGTTTCTTATCATTAATATACAGTGACGATGATGGAAAAACTTGGAGTAAACCTAGAGATCTTAACAAAGATGTTAAATTAGACTGGATGAGATTTTTAGGTACAGGCCCAGGTAGAGGCCATCAAATAAAAAATGGAGAGTATTCAGGTAGATTAGTATTTCCAATATACTTAACTAATTCAAATGGATTCCAATCAAGTGGGGCAATATATAGTGATGATAATGGTAAAACATGGAATATAGGGGAAACTGCAACTGATGGAAGAGATATGGGGAATGGTCAAATAGGTAATGCTCAAACTCAACAATCAGGGGAACAATTAACAGAATGTCAAGTTGTAGAAATGCCTAATGGTCAGTTAAAAATGTTTATGAGAAACACAGGAAGCTATGTAAGAATAGCAACTAGTTTTGATGGGGGAGAAACATGGGAAGATGATGTTGTTCAAGATACTAATTTAAGAGAACCATACTGTCAATTAAGTGTTATAAACTATAGTCAAGAGATAGATGGTAAACCAGCAGTAATATTCTCAAATCCAAATGCAAGTAATAGATCTAATGGTACTGTAAGAATTGGTCTAATATCACAAAATGGAACTTATGATAATGGAGAACCTAAATACGAATTTGAATGGAAGTACAGTAAATTAGTGAAGCCAGGATATTTTGCATATTCATGCTTAACAGAACTTCCAAATGGAAATATAGGGTTATTCTATGAAGGTACAGATGTAAAAGAAATGTCTTATACTGAGATGAACTTAGATTATTTAAAATTTAGTATGGATAAAGAATCAACATCTGCCCAATTAGAAGAAGTAACTATTTTAGATAAAAAGAAATCCTATCATCCTGGAGATGAATTAAAATTAAAATTAAAGTTTGATCAAAATGTAAGCATAATAGGGGATAGAACCATAAAGGTTAAGATTAAAAATAAAGAAGTAGAACTTAATATGATTGGGTATAATAATGCAAATGAAGCTATATTTGCAGGAACTATACCTAAAGGAATTAAAGTTGGTAAGTATAAATTAGTTGTAAAATCTAATGAAGAATTGGAAATAATAAATGTATTTAATCAGGTAACAACAATAGATAAAGATACAAAAACATCAATAGAAATAAAGATTAAAAAGTAA
- a CDS encoding Bax inhibitor-1/YccA family protein yields MYKSIENPMSEIFKYLAISILFMFIGFIFGQMFVPISFAYYANKIFILLVIGLLIMSIFSRKNIIPRSFSMNFVYMFTFIDGIIIYPLLQYYLQDLGKDVFISILVATIVLFTVLAKLASRKDAGYYLGLGNILFAGLIGILIASIINIFIGGNALSIVVSIIGVVIFSGYVLYDISLIKYEIENGDIKEKNDLSIHVLNLYLDFINLLLDLLNISSILND; encoded by the coding sequence ATGTATAAAAGTATAGAGAATCCTATGTCAGAAATTTTTAAATATTTAGCTATATCTATATTATTTATGTTTATAGGTTTTATATTTGGGCAAATGTTTGTACCAATTAGTTTTGCATACTATGCAAATAAAATATTTATTTTACTAGTAATAGGACTTTTGATAATGTCTATATTCTCTAGAAAAAATATAATACCAAGAAGTTTTTCTATGAATTTTGTTTATATGTTTACTTTTATTGATGGTATTATCATATATCCATTGCTACAATACTATTTACAAGATTTAGGAAAAGATGTATTTATATCAATATTAGTTGCAACAATAGTTCTATTTACAGTATTAGCAAAATTAGCAAGTAGAAAAGATGCAGGATATTATCTAGGTTTAGGGAATATATTATTTGCAGGGCTTATAGGTATACTAATAGCATCAATAATTAATATATTTATAGGAGGAAATGCACTTAGTATAGTAGTAAGTATAATAGGTGTAGTAATATTCTCTGGATATGTTCTTTACGATATAAGCCTAATAAAGTATGAAATAGAGAATGGTGATATAAAAGAAAAAAATGACCTATCTATACACGTTTTAAATCTTTATTTAGATTTTATTAACTTACTACTAGATTTATTAAATATATCATCAATTTTAAATGATTAA
- a CDS encoding pirin family protein produces MSKLRSIETVFRGPNPHFVGDGFRVSQYFPAGKNLLERFSPFILLDYNKPHYFEPSELRRGVGAHPHRGFETVTIAYDGKVEHHDNNGNHGVIGPGDVQWMTAGSGVLHKEYHEEEFSKNGGVLHMVQLWVNLPSKYKMTNPKYQPISKENIATYKLDNDAGEIRVIAGEVKGARGPADTFSKINIYNVDLKNNARVSLNEPSNFNTGMLVISGEVKINDDSVYKENDFILFDNVEGDIILESISEKSLVIVLSGEPLNEPIVAHGPFVMNTRQEIIEAYEDYNSGKFGTFNF; encoded by the coding sequence ATGAGTAAATTAAGAAGTATAGAGACAGTGTTTAGAGGACCTAATCCACATTTTGTAGGAGATGGATTTAGAGTTAGTCAGTATTTTCCAGCAGGTAAAAACTTACTAGAGCGTTTTTCACCATTTATTTTATTAGATTATAATAAACCACATTATTTTGAACCTTCAGAATTAAGACGAGGTGTAGGAGCACATCCACATAGAGGATTTGAAACAGTGACAATTGCTTATGATGGTAAGGTTGAGCATCATGATAACAATGGAAATCATGGAGTTATAGGACCTGGAGACGTACAGTGGATGACAGCAGGAAGTGGAGTTCTTCACAAAGAATATCATGAAGAGGAATTTTCAAAAAATGGGGGAGTGCTTCACATGGTACAGCTTTGGGTCAATCTACCAAGTAAATACAAGATGACAAATCCAAAGTATCAACCAATTTCTAAAGAAAACATAGCTACTTACAAACTGGATAACGATGCAGGAGAAATAAGAGTTATAGCAGGAGAGGTAAAAGGAGCAAGAGGGCCTGCTGATACTTTTTCTAAAATAAATATATACAATGTAGATCTTAAAAATAATGCAAGAGTATCATTAAATGAACCAAGTAATTTCAATACAGGAATGTTGGTAATTAGTGGAGAGGTTAAAATAAACGATGATTCTGTATATAAAGAAAATGACTTTATATTATTTGATAATGTAGAAGGAGATATTATACTAGAATCAATTAGTGAAAAATCTTTAGTAATTGTTTTAAGTGGGGAACCATTAAATGAACCAATTGTAGCGCATGGACCATTTGTAATGAATACTAGACAAGAAATAATCGAAGCTTATGAAGACTATAATTCGGGAAAATTTGGAACATTTAATTTTTAA
- a CDS encoding MarR family winged helix-turn-helix transcriptional regulator — protein sequence MEDIKTLIKDSKLNLSTLIAFTRAEHKIHNLEYKTIKESGLTISQFGVLEVLYNKGNLRIGEIMEKILTTSGNITVVIKNLEKDGFIKKISDPLDKRSTIISITDKGIKVIEEILPDHIKNINNIFDVLTNEEKIVLKDILNKFK from the coding sequence ATGGAAGATATAAAAACATTAATTAAAGATAGTAAACTTAATTTATCCACTTTAATAGCTTTTACCAGGGCAGAACATAAAATTCATAATTTAGAATATAAAACGATAAAAGAAAGTGGATTAACAATTTCTCAGTTTGGAGTTCTTGAGGTTCTTTACAATAAAGGAAATTTAAGAATAGGAGAAATAATGGAAAAAATACTAACTACATCAGGAAATATAACAGTAGTTATAAAAAATTTAGAAAAGGATGGATTTATAAAAAAGATTTCAGACCCATTAGATAAAAGGTCTACTATAATATCTATAACAGATAAAGGAATAAAGGTTATAGAAGAAATATTACCAGACCACATAAAGAATATAAATAATATCTTTGATGTATTAACGAATGAAGAAAAAATAGTATTAAAAGATATACTAAATAAATTTAAATAA
- a CDS encoding amino acid ABC transporter ATP-binding protein: MIKVNNLKKKFGKLEVLKNIDMEVNKGEIVAILGPSGSGKSTFLRCLNLLETPTSGEVIFDGKNILDKKVDINKVREDIGMVFQNFNLFNNMSIMDNITLALTKVKKMDKVSAEKIGLQLLDRVGLLDKKDVFPAQLSGGQKQRIAIARALAMKPKVMLFDEPTSALDPEMVKEVLDVMKELAKEGTTMVVVTHEIGFAREVATKVIFMDGGYIIEEGTPREVFENTKQPRTKEFLNKVI; this comes from the coding sequence ATGATTAAAGTAAATAATTTAAAAAAGAAATTTGGAAAACTAGAAGTATTAAAAAATATAGATATGGAAGTAAATAAGGGTGAAATAGTAGCAATACTAGGGCCTAGTGGAAGTGGAAAGAGTACATTTTTAAGATGTCTGAATCTACTTGAAACACCTACAAGTGGAGAAGTTATATTTGATGGGAAAAATATTTTAGATAAAAAAGTTGATATAAACAAGGTAAGAGAAGATATTGGGATGGTGTTCCAAAACTTTAATTTATTTAATAACATGAGTATTATGGATAATATTACTCTAGCACTTACTAAGGTTAAAAAAATGGATAAAGTAAGTGCTGAAAAGATTGGATTACAGCTATTAGATAGAGTAGGATTACTAGATAAGAAAGATGTTTTTCCAGCACAATTATCAGGAGGACAAAAGCAGAGAATAGCAATAGCAAGAGCTTTGGCTATGAAACCTAAGGTTATGTTGTTTGATGAACCTACTTCAGCACTAGACCCAGAAATGGTAAAAGAAGTACTAGATGTTATGAAGGAACTTGCTAAAGAAGGAACAACTATGGTAGTAGTAACTCATGAAATTGGATTCGCGAGAGAAGTAGCTACTAAAGTTATCTTTATGGATGGCGGATATATAATAGAAGAAGGAACTCCTAGAGAAGTATTTGAAAATACAAAACAACCTAGAACAAAAGAATTTTTAAACAAAGTAATATAA
- a CDS encoding amino acid ABC transporter permease produces MNFEFLSKYYQFFIDGTKITIIISLCTLILGFMIGIIVCLGRISKSKILSFISAAYIEFLRGTPLLVQIYIIYFGLPGLGIQFPNLGPISSDYIAAVFALSINSSAYIAEILRSGIQSIDKGQMEASRSLGLDYKMSMKYVIVPQALKNVLPALANEFIVLVKESSIASIIGIRDLMYSADIVKGNTYLAFEPLIVASLIYFALTFTLSKLVGLIERRLETKNNKSFVLFDSKVSVRSSKEEMTI; encoded by the coding sequence ATGAATTTTGAATTCTTAAGTAAATATTATCAATTTTTCATAGATGGAACCAAAATAACAATAATAATATCTTTATGTACCTTAATCTTAGGATTTATGATAGGTATAATAGTTTGTTTAGGAAGAATATCTAAAAGTAAGATACTTAGTTTTATAAGTGCAGCTTATATTGAATTTTTAAGAGGAACACCTTTATTAGTACAAATATATATTATCTACTTTGGTCTTCCAGGATTAGGAATACAGTTCCCTAATCTAGGGCCTATATCTTCAGATTATATAGCTGCAGTATTTGCATTATCAATTAACTCAAGTGCATATATAGCAGAAATCTTAAGATCAGGAATACAGTCAATAGACAAAGGTCAAATGGAAGCAAGCCGTTCTTTAGGATTAGATTATAAAATGAGTATGAAGTATGTAATAGTACCACAAGCTTTAAAAAATGTTTTACCAGCATTAGCTAATGAGTTTATAGTGCTTGTAAAAGAATCATCAATAGCATCTATAATAGGTATACGTGACTTAATGTATAGTGCAGATATAGTAAAAGGAAACACATACTTAGCTTTTGAGCCATTAATAGTAGCATCACTAATATACTTTGCACTTACATTTACTTTGTCTAAATTAGTAGGGTTAATAGAAAGAAGATTAGAAACTAAAAACAATAAAAGCTTTGTATTATTTGATAGCAAAGTAAGTGTAAGAAGTTCTAAGGAGGAGATGACTATATGA
- a CDS encoding transporter substrate-binding domain-containing protein, producing the protein MKLKKVLLGMLVGVLSLGFVACSSSEDKGSDAKATTQLEQVKEKGKLVIATSADYPPYEFHKEIDGKDTIVGFDIMIAEEIAKELGVELEIKDMKFDGLLPALQSGNVDMVVAGMTATEERQQAVNFTESYYNGEISILINKKDLDKYTTLESLKSVKIGAQKASLQENFAIETIEATNMKLLSKIPDLILELKNGNVDAVVVTKQSVTGYLKQYPELTYANVNTGEYGAEGAAIAIKKSDDLSLVEKSNEVLAKLKSENKIDEFVNKATELAQD; encoded by the coding sequence ATGAAATTAAAAAAAGTGTTATTAGGAATGTTAGTAGGAGTTTTAAGTTTAGGATTTGTTGCATGTTCATCAAGTGAAGATAAGGGATCTGATGCAAAAGCTACAACTCAATTAGAGCAAGTAAAAGAAAAAGGAAAGTTAGTAATTGCGACAAGTGCAGATTACCCACCATATGAATTCCATAAAGAAATAGATGGAAAAGATACAATAGTTGGGTTTGACATTATGATAGCTGAGGAAATAGCTAAAGAGCTAGGAGTTGAGTTAGAAATAAAAGATATGAAATTTGATGGATTATTACCAGCACTTCAAAGTGGAAACGTAGATATGGTAGTTGCAGGTATGACAGCAACAGAAGAAAGACAGCAAGCGGTAAACTTCACAGAATCTTACTACAATGGAGAGATATCAATATTAATAAATAAAAAGGATTTAGATAAATATACAACATTAGAATCATTAAAAAGTGTAAAAATAGGAGCTCAAAAAGCTAGTTTACAAGAAAATTTTGCAATAGAAACTATAGAAGCTACAAATATGAAATTACTTTCAAAAATACCTGATTTAATATTAGAACTTAAAAATGGCAATGTAGACGCAGTAGTAGTTACTAAGCAATCAGTTACTGGTTATTTAAAGCAATATCCAGAGTTAACATATGCAAATGTTAATACAGGTGAATATGGGGCAGAAGGTGCTGCAATAGCTATAAAAAAATCAGATGATTTATCTTTAGTAGAGAAAAGTAATGAAGTATTAGCTAAATTAAAATCAGAAAACAAGATTGATGAATTTGTTAATAAAGCAACTGAATTAGCTCAAGATTAA
- a CDS encoding XdhC family protein — protein MFETLYDNLLNEVSNGNRCVMITYLNLHDNVSGSIEDKFFLTKDDIDKKSIPLYNEVYIRANNALSTGKIDTVHINENKLVLIEPFFPKPRLIVFGGGHIAKPLVEFASKVGFSVTVIDDRPYFANSTRFPEAEKVFCEDFKNSFNLIKFKESDFVVIVTRGHRHDGLVLREVLNHNLSYIGMIGSKRRVKGMMEELISEGYSKEVLDKVNSPIGLDIGAVTPEEIAISIVSQLISFKNKKNIKANSFSYPEFDKEVTLEISKKPSIPRAILTIISSKGSVPRKSGAKMITYLDGRSLGSIGGGCSEAEVLTKARSIMDNNGFLIQQVDMTGDVAESIGMVCGGVMDVLIEVF, from the coding sequence ATGTTTGAGACTTTATATGATAATTTATTAAATGAAGTTAGTAATGGGAATAGATGTGTAATGATTACATACTTAAATCTACATGACAATGTATCTGGTTCAATAGAAGATAAATTTTTTTTAACTAAGGATGATATAGATAAAAAATCTATACCTCTATATAATGAAGTTTATATAAGAGCCAATAATGCTCTTTCAACTGGTAAAATCGATACAGTTCATATTAATGAAAATAAGCTTGTATTAATTGAGCCCTTTTTTCCTAAACCACGCTTAATAGTTTTTGGTGGTGGACATATAGCAAAACCATTAGTGGAATTTGCCTCTAAGGTTGGTTTTTCAGTAACTGTTATAGATGATCGACCTTATTTTGCAAACTCTACTCGATTCCCCGAGGCAGAAAAAGTTTTCTGTGAAGATTTTAAAAATTCTTTTAATCTTATTAAATTTAAGGAATCTGACTTTGTTGTTATTGTGACAAGAGGTCATAGACATGATGGATTAGTTTTACGTGAAGTTTTAAATCATAATCTTAGCTATATTGGTATGATCGGCTCCAAACGTAGAGTTAAAGGTATGATGGAAGAACTGATTTCAGAAGGCTATTCTAAAGAAGTTTTAGATAAAGTTAATTCACCAATTGGACTTGATATCGGTGCAGTTACACCTGAAGAAATAGCTATTTCTATAGTATCTCAACTTATTAGCTTTAAAAATAAAAAAAATATAAAGGCTAATAGTTTTTCGTATCCTGAATTTGATAAAGAAGTTACTTTAGAAATAAGTAAAAAACCATCTATCCCAAGGGCTATATTAACAATAATTTCTTCTAAAGGATCTGTTCCTAGAAAATCTGGAGCCAAAATGATAACTTATCTTGATGGAAGGTCATTAGGAAGTATTGGTGGAGGATGTAGTGAAGCAGAGGTACTAACTAAAGCTAGAAGCATTATGGATAATAATGGATTCTTAATTCAACAAGTTGATATGACTGGAGATGTAGCAGAATCTATAGGCATGGTATGTGGTGGAGTTATGGATGTTCTTATAGAAGTATTTTAA
- a CDS encoding LysR family transcriptional regulator: MVTKLDLYKVFLQVGKRKSFSKAAKELYMTQPAVSQAIMQLERELDTRLFNRTPRGVSLTNEGSLLFEYINSAINLINTGEEKILEFKDLAVGELKIGVGDTISKYFLLPYLEDFHNKYPNLKFKIINGTTLELCALIKSGEIDIAICNLPVDDYSLEVIPCRDVRDIFVCGDKYKDLAKYKISLQEIVKYPLIFLEPSSNSRKYVEKFMLSKGIEISPEFELGSFDLLLEFAKINLGIACVVKEFSKDYLEKEVLYEINLLEEIPKRSIGVCYLKSVPLSLASTKFVEILSCDNSSHNK; encoded by the coding sequence ATGGTTACTAAATTAGATTTATATAAGGTGTTTTTGCAGGTAGGAAAGAGAAAAAGCTTTTCGAAGGCAGCAAAGGAGCTTTACATGACACAGCCAGCTGTGAGTCAAGCTATAATGCAATTAGAAAGAGAACTCGATACTAGACTTTTTAATAGAACACCAAGGGGAGTATCATTAACTAACGAGGGAAGTCTTTTATTTGAATATATAAATTCAGCAATTAATTTAATTAATACTGGAGAAGAAAAAATATTAGAATTTAAAGATTTAGCAGTTGGAGAGTTAAAGATCGGTGTGGGAGATACTATATCAAAGTATTTTCTACTTCCATATTTAGAAGACTTTCATAATAAATATCCTAATCTCAAGTTTAAGATTATAAATGGTACAACATTAGAACTTTGTGCCTTAATTAAGTCAGGAGAAATTGATATTGCAATCTGTAATCTTCCAGTTGATGACTATTCATTAGAAGTAATTCCTTGTAGAGATGTTAGAGATATTTTTGTTTGTGGAGATAAGTATAAGGATTTAGCAAAGTATAAAATTTCATTACAAGAAATAGTGAAGTATCCTTTAATATTCTTAGAGCCTAGCTCAAATTCAAGAAAGTATGTAGAGAAGTTCATGCTATCTAAAGGGATAGAAATCTCTCCAGAATTTGAACTTGGATCATTTGATTTATTATTGGAGTTTGCAAAGATAAACTTAGGTATAGCTTGTGTAGTAAAGGAATTCTCAAAGGATTATTTAGAAAAGGAAGTATTGTATGAGATTAATCTTTTAGAGGAAATACCTAAAAGAAGTATTGGTGTTTGTTATTTAAAGAGTGTTCCACTTTCATTAGCATCTACAAAATTTGTTGAGATATTATCCTGTGATAACTCTTCACATAACAAGTAG